The Nocardioides panzhihuensis genome has a segment encoding these proteins:
- a CDS encoding MMPL family transporter: protein MFHRLGTFVVRNPRRVLVIGLVALLGAIYLATSAFGKLDDAGFDDPASESSRAAVAFEEGFGNDAGFLLTVSADEGTVTQGAAAKDAQALVDRLRADDELTDVVSYLDAPARGVVSEDGAHGLISVGAKDPEDIDAAAVIDRYSDAGATEDTTTVHVGGQLATFEEISSQLGGDLALAEAIAIPLMIALLMLAFGNIVAAFVTLGVGGFAIAGTFAELSVLGSFTDVSVYALNVTTGLGLGLAVDYGLLMVARVREERAAGAAHAEAVVRAVETAGRTIVFSASTVAVSLASLLIFPLYFLRSSAYAGIGVMVITAVVAVVMLPATIALLGDRIDALRIPGVRGLRGGPAPFWTRLARFVTNRPWVALPVVAVLLAMAAPLAGIQFGTPDDRVLPTTADSRQAGDLLREEFDGDSTSPVTVVTTSTVADDELGTYAADLSRVDDVDRVDTRLGTYADGTLVSTTPVLPSGDGADQLAVVNQLDRQSEEARDLVRDVRDVRSPEGTETFVGGGAADLLDSLDAIGAKLPYAACGLAIAMVVILFLFTGSLIQPLRALVLNILGLGATIGATVAIFQEGLGADALGFTAMPLNVSMVVLLLVIAFGLSMDYEVFVLGRITEMRRRGLGNVEAVVQGLARTGRIVTTAAALIATSFFAFLVSDISFMKFFGLGVGLAILIDAFLIRGILLPAAMRMLGEAAWWAPRPLRRLHRKVGLSEEPVKEPIPVPV from the coding sequence ATGTTCCACCGACTCGGCACCTTCGTGGTGCGAAATCCGCGCCGGGTCCTGGTGATCGGCCTGGTCGCCCTCCTCGGCGCGATCTATCTGGCCACCTCGGCCTTCGGCAAGCTCGACGACGCCGGCTTCGACGACCCCGCCTCGGAGAGCAGCCGCGCCGCCGTCGCGTTCGAGGAGGGATTCGGCAACGACGCCGGATTCCTCCTGACCGTCAGCGCCGACGAAGGCACCGTGACCCAGGGTGCAGCCGCGAAAGACGCCCAGGCGCTCGTCGACCGCCTCCGCGCCGACGACGAGCTCACGGACGTGGTCTCCTATCTCGACGCGCCCGCCCGAGGCGTGGTCTCCGAGGACGGTGCTCACGGTCTGATCTCCGTCGGCGCGAAGGACCCCGAAGACATCGACGCCGCGGCAGTGATCGACCGCTATTCCGATGCTGGAGCCACCGAGGACACCACGACCGTCCACGTCGGCGGCCAGCTCGCCACCTTCGAGGAGATCAGCAGTCAGCTCGGCGGCGATCTAGCCCTCGCCGAAGCCATCGCGATCCCGCTGATGATCGCTCTGCTCATGCTGGCCTTCGGCAACATCGTCGCTGCCTTCGTCACCCTCGGTGTCGGCGGCTTCGCGATCGCCGGCACCTTCGCGGAGCTCTCCGTGCTCGGCTCGTTCACCGACGTCTCGGTCTACGCTCTCAACGTCACGACCGGCCTCGGACTCGGCCTCGCCGTCGACTACGGCCTCCTGATGGTGGCTCGGGTCCGCGAGGAACGAGCGGCTGGGGCAGCACACGCCGAAGCGGTCGTACGCGCGGTGGAGACAGCAGGTCGGACCATCGTCTTCAGCGCCTCAACGGTCGCGGTCTCGCTGGCCTCGCTGCTGATCTTCCCCCTCTACTTCCTGCGCTCCTCGGCGTACGCCGGCATCGGGGTCATGGTGATCACGGCCGTCGTCGCGGTGGTGATGCTCCCGGCCACGATCGCGCTGCTCGGTGACCGGATCGATGCGCTCCGGATCCCGGGCGTGCGCGGACTGCGCGGTGGTCCGGCCCCGTTCTGGACCCGCCTGGCCAGGTTCGTCACCAACCGCCCCTGGGTCGCGCTACCCGTGGTCGCCGTCCTGCTCGCGATGGCCGCGCCGTTGGCGGGGATCCAGTTCGGCACTCCCGACGACCGGGTGCTCCCGACGACGGCCGACAGCCGCCAGGCAGGGGACCTGCTCCGCGAGGAGTTCGACGGTGACAGCACCAGCCCCGTCACGGTGGTGACCACCTCGACCGTCGCGGACGATGAGCTCGGCACGTACGCCGCCGACCTCTCCCGTGTCGACGACGTCGACCGCGTCGACACCCGCCTGGGGACGTACGCCGATGGCACCCTCGTCTCGACGACGCCGGTCCTGCCTTCTGGCGACGGCGCGGACCAGCTCGCCGTCGTCAACCAGCTCGACCGTCAGTCCGAGGAAGCCCGTGACCTGGTCCGTGACGTCCGCGACGTCCGGTCGCCGGAAGGCACGGAGACCTTCGTCGGCGGCGGCGCCGCGGACCTGCTGGACTCCCTGGACGCGATCGGTGCCAAGCTCCCGTACGCCGCCTGCGGGCTCGCGATCGCAATGGTGGTGATCCTGTTCCTCTTCACCGGCAGTCTGATCCAGCCGTTGCGGGCGCTGGTGCTCAACATCCTCGGCCTCGGCGCGACCATCGGCGCGACGGTGGCGATCTTCCAGGAGGGCCTGGGTGCCGATGCCCTCGGGTTCACCGCAATGCCGTTGAACGTCTCGATGGTCGTGCTGCTGCTGGTCATCGCGTTCGGACTGTCGATGGACTACGAGGTCTTCGTGCTCGGCCGGATCACCGAGATGCGACGGCGTGGCCTGGGCAATGTCGAGGCGGTCGTGCAGGGGCTGGCCCGCACCGGCCGGATCGTCACCACGGCCGCGGCCCTGATCGCGACCAGCTTCTTCGCGTTCCTGGTCAGCGACATCAGCTTCATGAAGTTCTTCGGGCTCGGCGTCGGTCTGGCGATCCTCATCGACGCGTTCCTCATCCGCGGGATCCTTTTGCCCGCGGCCATGCGGATGCTCGGCGAGGCGGCCTGGTGGGCGCCACGACCGCTGCGGCGCCTGCATCGCAAGGTCGGTCTGAGTGAGGAGCCGGTGAAGGAGCCGATCCCGGTCCCCGTCTAG
- a CDS encoding TetR/AcrR family transcriptional regulator, with product MNSVNSSASSDEGSRPYHHGDLRNALVDAAATLAEQGGPDAVTIRATARAVGVTPTATYRHFANQSDLLHAAKHEAMERLTATILELLSAEIPASDPAEAAVQRLAAAGRGYVLFALAQPGLFRTAFCPPATGEIHPPGELSQILAEAPPYAFLTTALDDLVEAGWLAAELRLNAETAAWAAVHGLSVLFVDGPYRHVPAPDRDGLINATLGMVVRGLSGGPASDSPTNAE from the coding sequence ATGAATTCCGTGAACTCCTCAGCAAGCTCGGACGAGGGCTCCCGGCCCTACCACCACGGCGACCTCCGCAACGCGCTGGTCGATGCGGCCGCGACCCTTGCCGAGCAGGGCGGCCCGGACGCGGTGACGATCCGCGCGACGGCCCGCGCGGTGGGGGTCACCCCAACCGCCACATACCGCCACTTCGCTAACCAGTCCGACCTGCTTCACGCGGCCAAGCACGAGGCGATGGAACGACTGACCGCGACGATCCTCGAGCTCCTCAGCGCCGAAATACCCGCGTCCGACCCGGCCGAGGCCGCGGTGCAGCGTCTAGCCGCGGCCGGGCGAGGGTATGTCCTCTTCGCGCTCGCCCAGCCAGGACTGTTCCGCACCGCCTTCTGCCCTCCCGCCACGGGCGAGATCCATCCGCCCGGCGAGCTCTCCCAGATCCTCGCCGAGGCCCCGCCGTACGCTTTCCTCACCACCGCTCTCGACGACCTGGTCGAGGCCGGCTGGTTGGCAGCCGAGCTCCGCCTCAATGCCGAGACGGCCGCCTGGGCCGCGGTCCACGGCCTCTCGGTCCTTTTCGTCGACGGGCCCTATCGCCACGTACCCGCACCCGATCGCGACGGGCTCATCAACGCCACCCTCGGCATGGTCGTACGCGGCCTCTCCGGCGGCCCGGCCTCCGACTCACCGACGAACGCAGAATGA
- a CDS encoding DUF6104 family protein → MYFTDRGIEELVTRRGDEEVTLAWLAEQLQAFVDVHPEHETAVERFATWLARLDDPED, encoded by the coding sequence ATGTACTTCACCGACCGCGGCATCGAGGAGCTCGTCACCCGTCGGGGCGACGAGGAGGTCACCCTCGCCTGGCTCGCCGAGCAGCTCCAGGCCTTCGTCGACGTACACCCCGAGCACGAGACCGCCGTCGAGCGGTTCGCCACCTGGCTCGCCCGCCTAGACGACCCCGAAGACTGA
- a CDS encoding fatty acid desaturase family protein, translating to MTTVENTGNRRLSPEELDAFGAEMEAIRQRIVADLGEKDSAYIYDIVKKQRAFELAGRALFYLPVVGWVPAVACLSISKILDNMEIGHNVMHGQYDWMGDPHLNSRMFDWDTMAPAENWKYGHNYMHHTFTNIVGKDRDVGYGVLRMDEDQKWHPYYLGNPLYAFLLMTFFEWGVAMHDLEVDELVAGRRTWAENKEIGARIWRKVKKQTMKDYVLFPLLTGPLAPLTFAGNFTANIIRNVWTFNIIFCGHFPAGVATFSQEECEDETQGHWYYRQLLGSANITGSRTFHIMSGNLSHQIEHHLFPDLPARRYPEIAEEVREICERYGLSYNTGPLHQQLLGVFKKICKFALPDRKKPAAAEVRSAPALEGVAA from the coding sequence ATGACCACTGTTGAGAACACCGGAAACCGCCGACTGAGCCCCGAGGAGCTGGATGCGTTCGGCGCCGAGATGGAGGCCATCCGCCAGCGGATCGTCGCCGACCTGGGCGAGAAGGACTCGGCGTACATCTACGACATCGTCAAGAAGCAGCGCGCCTTCGAGCTCGCCGGCCGCGCGCTCTTCTATCTGCCCGTGGTCGGGTGGGTCCCGGCGGTCGCCTGCCTGTCGATCTCCAAGATCCTCGACAACATGGAGATCGGGCACAACGTCATGCACGGCCAGTACGACTGGATGGGCGACCCCCACCTCAACTCGCGCATGTTCGACTGGGACACGATGGCCCCGGCCGAGAACTGGAAGTACGGCCACAACTACATGCACCACACGTTCACGAACATCGTGGGCAAGGACCGCGACGTGGGCTACGGCGTCCTCCGGATGGACGAGGACCAGAAGTGGCACCCGTACTACCTCGGCAACCCGCTGTACGCCTTCCTGCTGATGACGTTCTTCGAGTGGGGCGTGGCGATGCACGACCTCGAGGTCGACGAGCTCGTCGCCGGCCGCCGGACGTGGGCCGAGAACAAGGAGATCGGCGCCCGGATCTGGCGCAAGGTGAAGAAGCAGACGATGAAGGACTACGTCCTCTTCCCGCTGCTCACCGGTCCGCTCGCACCGCTCACCTTCGCGGGGAACTTCACCGCCAACATCATCCGCAACGTATGGACGTTCAACATCATCTTCTGCGGGCACTTCCCGGCCGGTGTCGCCACCTTCTCGCAGGAGGAGTGCGAGGACGAGACCCAGGGCCACTGGTACTACCGCCAGCTGCTCGGCTCCGCCAACATCACCGGAAGCCGCACCTTCCACATCATGTCCGGCAACCTGTCCCACCAGATCGAGCACCACCTCTTCCCCGATCTCCCCGCGCGTCGCTACCCGGAGATCGCCGAGGAGGTCCGTGAGATCTGCGAGCGCTACGGCCTCTCCTACAACACCGGCCCGCTGCACCAGCAGCTGCTCGGCGTCTTCAAGAAGATCTGCAAGTTCGCCCTCCCCGACCGCAAGAAGCCCGCTGCTGCTGAGGTGCGGAGCGCCCCTGCGCTCGAGGGGGTCGCAGCATGA
- a CDS encoding flavin reductase family protein: protein MALDLGGRILRSRTVAALASPHGIDRYLTQINPMLAAHEVRARITDIHPEVSAPGAPRVATVTLQPTSTWRGHRAGQHVSVGIDTGEGRRTTRVFTVSNTESKPGEPLTITVRAHEDEHATPYSISKFLTERATVGTLVHLSQAEGDFVLPDRVPEHILLISGGSGITPVMSMLRSLQRRTHRGKVTFLHWAPSADRQIFADELDEIRRQGHGVDLHILHTADGAPYLSPALLEKLVPGYREVPTWACGPASLIEAAQAAYDGTESLRVEYFKPPRTAGVAGGEMAFARTGKSVANDGATILDQAEAAGLTPESGCRMGICFSCTTNKSSGRVRNVLTGETSELPDEQIRICVSTPEGDCSVDL, encoded by the coding sequence ATGGCACTCGACCTCGGCGGCCGGATCCTCCGCTCCCGCACGGTTGCGGCGCTCGCCTCCCCGCATGGCATCGACCGCTACCTCACCCAGATCAACCCGATGCTGGCAGCACACGAGGTGCGTGCTCGCATCACCGACATCCACCCGGAGGTCAGCGCGCCTGGCGCGCCCCGGGTGGCGACCGTGACTCTCCAGCCCACCTCGACCTGGCGCGGACACCGCGCCGGCCAGCACGTCAGCGTCGGCATCGACACGGGGGAGGGGCGGCGTACCACCCGCGTCTTCACCGTCTCCAACACCGAGAGCAAGCCTGGCGAGCCGCTCACCATCACGGTGCGTGCCCACGAGGACGAGCACGCGACCCCCTACAGCATCTCCAAGTTCCTGACCGAGCGGGCCACGGTCGGGACCCTGGTGCACCTGTCCCAGGCCGAGGGCGACTTCGTCCTTCCCGACCGTGTGCCCGAGCACATCCTCCTGATCTCGGGCGGCTCCGGCATCACTCCGGTGATGTCGATGCTGCGCTCGCTGCAGCGGCGTACGCACCGGGGCAAGGTCACCTTCCTGCACTGGGCGCCCAGCGCCGACCGCCAGATCTTCGCCGACGAGCTCGATGAGATCCGTCGCCAGGGTCACGGCGTCGACCTGCACATCCTCCACACCGCCGATGGGGCGCCCTACCTCTCCCCGGCGCTGCTGGAGAAGCTCGTCCCGGGCTACCGCGAGGTGCCGACGTGGGCCTGCGGTCCGGCGTCGCTCATCGAAGCGGCCCAGGCTGCGTACGACGGGACCGAGTCGCTCCGTGTGGAGTACTTCAAGCCGCCCAGGACCGCCGGTGTCGCCGGCGGCGAGATGGCGTTCGCGCGCACCGGTAAGTCCGTCGCCAACGACGGCGCGACGATCCTCGACCAGGCCGAGGCCGCGGGGCTGACCCCCGAGTCCGGCTGCCGGATGGGGATCTGCTTCTCCTGCACGACCAACAAGAGCTCCGGACGGGTCCGCAACGTCCTGACCGGCGAGACCTCCGAGCTCCCTGACGAACAGATCCGGATCTGCGTGAGCACGCCCGAGGGCGACTGCTCCGTGGACCTCTGA
- a CDS encoding TetR family transcriptional regulator, with protein sequence MIETGAEPESRAERKLRTRRAILDATLELCSDSSLTALSLRQVAKQVGIVPTAFYRHFDSIESLGLALVEESFDSLRDLFRDVRRNAQADKDIVDGSIDALVDHVHRRRNHFGFIARERVAGPRSVREAIQREIELCERELATDLALMTGTATWTAKDLHVLSSLFVTVLVATAEQILSTSRPEQERQIVATVRTQLRMLLIGVYQWQSEG encoded by the coding sequence GTGATCGAGACAGGTGCGGAGCCGGAGAGCCGTGCGGAGCGCAAGCTCCGGACCCGGCGAGCGATCCTGGACGCGACGCTGGAGCTGTGCTCCGACAGCTCCCTGACCGCGCTCTCCCTGCGCCAGGTCGCCAAGCAGGTCGGGATCGTGCCGACGGCGTTCTACCGCCACTTCGACTCCATCGAGTCGCTCGGGCTCGCGCTGGTCGAGGAGTCCTTCGACTCGCTGCGAGACCTGTTTCGTGACGTACGCCGCAACGCTCAGGCCGACAAGGACATCGTCGACGGCTCGATCGACGCGCTCGTCGACCACGTCCACCGGCGCCGCAACCACTTCGGGTTCATCGCGCGTGAGCGCGTCGCCGGGCCGCGCTCGGTGCGCGAGGCCATCCAGCGCGAGATCGAGCTCTGCGAACGCGAGCTCGCCACCGACCTGGCGCTGATGACCGGCACGGCCACGTGGACCGCGAAGGACCTGCACGTGCTCTCGTCGCTGTTCGTCACGGTCCTGGTCGCGACCGCCGAGCAGATCCTCTCCACCAGCCGCCCCGAGCAGGAGAGGCAGATCGTCGCCACCGTGCGGACCCAACTGCGGATGCTGCTGATCGGGGTCTATCAGTGGCAGTCCGAGGGGTAG
- a CDS encoding MDR family MFS transporter, giving the protein MTAAVTTSHRPLDGEKRRTPAVINLLVLATFVVILNETIMLNAIPNLMNSFGVTEHAAQWVSTAFMLTMASVIPVTGWFLQRVTTRTAYATAMGIFIAGTLISAIAPVFSILLAGRVIQAAGTAVMMPLLMTTLMTVVDESDRGRVMGNVTMAISVAPALGPTISGLILGFGSWRLLFLLVLPIAIGVAWSGLRRLENVGETSKTSVDWASVVIAALGFGSLVYGLSRFAEGEVGRPVIIVAFGAVLIIGFVLRQLRLQRVGSPLLDLRAFLHPTFTKSLVLMAIAFLAMMGSMILLPLYLQTVRGLTPLYTGLLVMPGGLAMGLLGPTVGRIFDARGGRVLVIPGSVGIVAALAGLSQISLTTPYWLILVLHLILMVSLAAAFTPVFTLGLGSLPSHLYSHGSSILGTLQQVAAAFGTALAVTVMSVRSDQVIDEVGAVAAQVSGLQAAFMVSAALAVIVVVMAVMLPARAESPEEPVEEPGADLDAELAELCEHGREAAACGC; this is encoded by the coding sequence ATGACTGCTGCCGTCACAACATCGCACCGTCCCTTGGACGGTGAGAAGCGGCGTACTCCTGCCGTCATCAACTTGCTCGTGCTGGCCACCTTCGTGGTGATCCTCAACGAGACGATCATGCTCAACGCGATCCCGAACCTGATGAACAGCTTCGGGGTCACCGAGCATGCCGCCCAGTGGGTCTCGACCGCGTTCATGCTGACCATGGCGTCGGTGATCCCGGTGACCGGCTGGTTCCTGCAGCGGGTGACGACCCGGACGGCGTACGCCACGGCGATGGGCATCTTCATCGCCGGCACCCTGATCTCGGCGATCGCCCCGGTCTTCAGCATCCTGCTCGCCGGCCGGGTCATCCAGGCGGCCGGCACCGCGGTGATGATGCCGCTGCTGATGACCACGCTGATGACGGTCGTCGACGAGAGCGACCGGGGCCGGGTGATGGGCAACGTCACCATGGCGATCTCGGTCGCGCCGGCGCTGGGGCCGACGATCTCCGGGCTGATCCTGGGTTTCGGCTCGTGGCGGCTGCTCTTCCTGCTGGTCCTGCCGATCGCCATCGGCGTGGCCTGGTCCGGGCTGCGCCGCCTGGAGAACGTCGGTGAGACCTCGAAGACGAGCGTGGACTGGGCATCGGTGGTCATCGCCGCGCTCGGGTTCGGATCGCTCGTCTACGGACTCAGCCGGTTCGCCGAGGGTGAGGTCGGGCGTCCGGTGATCATCGTCGCCTTCGGCGCGGTGCTGATCATCGGCTTCGTGCTTCGCCAGCTGAGGCTGCAGCGAGTCGGCTCGCCGCTGCTCGACCTGCGCGCCTTCCTGCACCCGACCTTCACCAAGTCGCTGGTCCTGATGGCGATCGCGTTCCTGGCGATGATGGGCTCGATGATCCTGCTGCCGCTCTACCTGCAGACCGTGCGTGGGCTCACCCCGCTCTACACCGGCCTGCTGGTCATGCCGGGCGGTCTCGCGATGGGCCTCCTCGGGCCGACCGTCGGGCGGATCTTCGACGCGCGCGGTGGTCGCGTGCTCGTCATCCCGGGCTCCGTCGGCATCGTGGCCGCTCTCGCCGGGCTCTCGCAGATCTCGCTCACCACGCCCTACTGGCTCATCCTGGTGCTGCACCTGATCCTGATGGTCAGCCTGGCCGCGGCCTTCACCCCGGTCTTCACCCTCGGCCTCGGGTCGCTGCCGTCCCACCTCTACTCCCACGGCTCCTCGATCCTGGGCACGCTCCAGCAGGTCGCGGCCGCCTTCGGCACAGCCCTGGCGGTGACCGTGATGTCGGTACGCAGCGACCAGGTCATCGACGAGGTCGGTGCTGTCGCTGCCCAGGTCAGCGGCCTGCAGGCCGCGTTCATGGTCAGCGCCGCGCTCGCAGTGATCGTGGTCGTGATGGCCGTCATGCTGCCTGCTCGGGCCGAGTCGCCCGAGGAGCCCGTCGAGGAGCCTGGGGCCGATCTCGACGCCGAGCTCGCCGAGCTGTGCGAGCACGGACGCGAGGCGGCCGCCTGCGGTTGCTGA
- a CDS encoding zinc-binding dehydrogenase: MFAAYAEKFSSDDPISGLVLGERPDPVAPDGWTTVTVKAASLNHHDLWSLQGVGLKAESLPMILGCDAAGLDEDGNEVVVHSVISSPDWTGDETLDPKRSLLSERHQGTFAEKVVVPRRNVVAKPDGMSFEEAACLPTAWLTAYRMLFTQGGLKAGDSVLVQGAGGGVATAAITLARAAGLKVYATSRDEAKQKRALELGAHEALASGERLPVKVDAVIETVGRATWKHSVRSLRPGGAIIISGTTSGADLDDALLTNIFFLQLKVIGSTMGTRNDLASLVSLLEATGTRPLIDRTMPLTEAKAGFEAMHAGDLFGKVVFTL; encoded by the coding sequence ATGTTCGCTGCGTACGCCGAGAAGTTCTCATCCGACGACCCGATCTCCGGCCTGGTGCTGGGCGAGCGGCCCGACCCGGTGGCACCGGACGGGTGGACGACCGTCACCGTCAAGGCGGCCTCGCTCAACCACCACGACCTGTGGTCACTGCAGGGGGTCGGGCTCAAGGCCGAGTCGCTGCCGATGATCCTCGGCTGCGACGCGGCCGGGCTCGACGAGGACGGCAACGAGGTCGTCGTGCACTCGGTGATCTCCTCGCCCGACTGGACCGGCGACGAGACCCTCGACCCGAAGCGGTCGCTGCTCTCCGAGCGCCACCAGGGCACCTTCGCCGAGAAGGTCGTAGTGCCGCGGCGCAACGTGGTGGCGAAGCCCGACGGCATGTCCTTCGAGGAGGCGGCCTGCCTGCCGACGGCGTGGCTGACGGCCTACCGGATGCTGTTCACCCAGGGCGGGCTCAAGGCGGGCGACTCGGTGCTGGTGCAGGGCGCCGGCGGGGGAGTGGCGACCGCGGCGATCACGCTCGCGCGGGCGGCCGGTCTGAAGGTCTACGCCACCTCGCGCGACGAGGCGAAGCAGAAACGTGCCCTCGAGCTCGGCGCCCACGAGGCGCTGGCGTCGGGTGAGCGGCTGCCGGTCAAGGTGGACGCGGTGATCGAGACCGTCGGGCGGGCGACCTGGAAGCACTCGGTCCGCTCGCTGCGACCGGGAGGGGCGATCATCATCAGCGGCACCACGTCGGGGGCCGACCTCGACGACGCGCTGCTGACCAACATCTTCTTCCTGCAGCTGAAGGTGATCGGCTCGACGATGGGCACCCGCAACGATCTGGCGAGCCTGGTCTCCCTTCTCGAGGCGACCGGCACCCGCCCGCTGATCGACCGCACCATGCCGCTGACCGAGGCCAAGGCCGGCTTCGAGGCGATGCACGCCGGTGATCTCTTCGGGAAGGTCGTCTTCACGCTGTAA
- a CDS encoding NAD(P)-dependent malic enzyme yields the protein MTESTLSTEPTATTVPTAYDGDPVFELHRGGKMAIAATASVSDKASLSMAYTPGVARVCTAIAEQPELARTFTWVPNTVAVVTDGTAVLGLGDIGPAAAMPVMEGKAVLFKEFGGVDSIPICLDTTDVDEIVETVIRMAPSFGGINLEDISAPRCFEIEDRLKEALDIPVFHDDQHGTAVVTLAALMNALKLTGRTPESTRVVISGAGAAGVAVAKILLEFGIKDLALLDRKGVISSTRSDLTASKKAIAEVTADITGRSGSLAEVLDGADVYVGLSGGTVPEEFVATMAEQAIVFAMANPNPEIHPDVAHKYASIVATGRSDFPNQINNVLAFPGIFRGAIDVHASSITEGMKLAAAQALAALVEDELSEVKIIPEPFDPRVGPAVAAAVAAAARIDGVARA from the coding sequence ATGACCGAGTCCACCCTGTCCACCGAACCCACCGCGACCACCGTGCCCACCGCCTACGACGGCGACCCGGTGTTCGAGCTCCACCGTGGCGGCAAGATGGCGATCGCGGCGACCGCATCGGTCTCCGACAAGGCATCGCTGTCGATGGCCTATACCCCCGGCGTCGCGCGAGTCTGCACCGCGATCGCCGAGCAGCCGGAGCTCGCCCGCACCTTCACCTGGGTGCCCAACACCGTCGCGGTCGTCACCGACGGCACCGCGGTGCTCGGACTGGGTGACATCGGCCCGGCCGCCGCGATGCCGGTCATGGAGGGCAAGGCGGTGCTGTTCAAGGAGTTCGGCGGCGTCGACTCGATCCCGATCTGCCTGGACACCACCGACGTCGACGAGATCGTCGAGACCGTCATCCGGATGGCGCCGAGCTTCGGTGGCATCAACCTCGAGGACATCTCCGCGCCGCGCTGCTTCGAGATCGAGGACCGCCTCAAGGAGGCGCTCGACATCCCGGTCTTCCACGACGACCAGCACGGCACCGCCGTGGTCACCCTGGCTGCGCTGATGAACGCGCTGAAGCTGACCGGCCGCACCCCGGAGTCGACCCGCGTGGTCATCTCGGGCGCCGGCGCCGCGGGCGTGGCGGTCGCCAAGATCCTGCTCGAGTTCGGCATCAAGGACCTCGCCCTGCTCGACCGCAAGGGCGTCATCTCCTCCACCCGCTCCGATCTGACCGCCTCCAAGAAGGCGATCGCCGAGGTGACCGCGGACATCACCGGCCGCTCGGGCTCGCTGGCTGAGGTGCTCGACGGTGCCGACGTCTACGTCGGCCTCTCCGGCGGCACCGTCCCCGAGGAGTTCGTCGCGACCATGGCCGAGCAGGCGATCGTCTTCGCGATGGCCAACCCGAACCCGGAGATCCACCCCGACGTGGCGCACAAGTACGCCAGCATCGTCGCCACCGGTCGCTCGGACTTCCCCAACCAGATCAACAACGTGCTCGCCTTCCCCGGCATCTTCCGGGGTGCGATCGACGTCCACGCCTCCTCGATCACCGAGGGGATGAAGCTCGCCGCGGCCCAGGCCCTGGCGGCGCTGGTCGAGGACGAGCTGTCGGAGGTCAAGATCATCCCCGAGCCGTTCGACCCGCGGGTCGGCCCCGCCGTGGCCGCTGCCGTCGCCGCCGCTGCCCGGATCGACGGGGTCGCTCGGGCCTGA
- a CDS encoding S24/S26 family peptidase, with product MDDIATRAPRHAWGMAKVVGDSMVPTLQAGDRLLVSYRRTPEPGSVVVARLADGAVVVKRAVERRTTASGRPGWWLLSDNPAAPGVIDSRHRGPVVDADVIAVVVGRLWPRPRILR from the coding sequence ATGGATGACATCGCGACCAGGGCACCCCGACACGCCTGGGGGATGGCGAAGGTCGTCGGGGACTCGATGGTGCCGACGCTGCAGGCAGGGGACCGGTTGTTGGTCTCCTACCGACGTACGCCGGAGCCTGGGTCTGTGGTCGTCGCCCGGCTCGCCGACGGCGCGGTCGTGGTGAAGCGCGCGGTGGAGCGGCGTACGACCGCGTCCGGCCGTCCCGGGTGGTGGCTGCTCTCGGACAACCCGGCCGCCCCGGGGGTGATCGACTCCCGTCATCGCGGGCCCGTGGTGGACGCCGACGTGATCGCTGTGGTCGTGGGCCGACTCTGGCCGCGCCCGCGCATCCTGAGGTGA
- the sodN gene encoding superoxide dismutase, Ni, which produces MFARLFAPTIEVSAHCDLPCGVYDPAQARIEAESVKAVIAKALDSDDPDFRTRAVLIKEQRSELVKHHLWVLWTDYFKPPHFEKYPQLHTLVNEATKLAGASGTKGTLDLEVADKLLAKIDEIAEIFWATKKA; this is translated from the coding sequence ATGTTCGCGCGACTTTTCGCTCCCACCATCGAGGTCTCGGCCCACTGCGACCTGCCCTGCGGCGTCTACGACCCCGCCCAGGCCCGCATCGAGGCCGAGTCCGTCAAGGCAGTCATCGCCAAAGCCCTGGACAGCGACGACCCCGACTTCCGCACCCGCGCCGTGCTCATCAAGGAACAGCGCTCCGAGCTCGTCAAGCACCACCTGTGGGTGCTGTGGACCGACTACTTCAAGCCCCCGCACTTCGAGAAGTACCCCCAGCTCCACACCCTCGTCAACGAGGCCACCAAGCTCGCCGGCGCCTCCGGCACCAAGGGCACCCTCGACCTCGAGGTAGCCGACAAGCTCCTCGCCAAGATCGACGAGATCGCCGAGATCTTCTGGGCGACCAAGAAGGCCTGA